A region from the Mycolicibacterium litorale genome encodes:
- a CDS encoding acyl-CoA dehydrogenase family protein, with translation MPRTPWTTPLTTAETERWEAVATEVGQLLARDALARDRANQQPDAELKLLKDTGLADLLIPKEFGGHGGHWSTGLRAVRILARYDASIAQILSYHYGNQAGIVFFGAADRWEHWFTASAADSWLWGDAVNPTDPDLVLTPDGDGYRLNGRKRFATGASSGNVTLTMAALDGRVLALVIEHDRDGVEFAGDWDALGQRLSASGSVDFHDVAVAPDDVLGEVADEPYSTLVTPGVQLGFGNLYLGIAEGALARARQLTLDRRGAWLLSNVDHYSRDPFVQRVFGELLSRVAAVEALADRWNTRFDAAIARGADVTAADRTEVEIGIAQLKVVATETALEVANRVYEVTGSSSARSEVGLDLFWRNVRTHSLHDPVDYKKLEVGAHYLTGDVQPITLYT, from the coding sequence GTGCCGCGCACTCCATGGACCACGCCGCTGACCACCGCCGAGACCGAACGCTGGGAGGCGGTCGCCACCGAAGTGGGCCAACTGCTCGCCCGCGACGCGCTGGCGCGTGACCGGGCCAACCAGCAACCCGATGCGGAACTGAAACTGCTCAAGGACACCGGGCTCGCCGATCTGCTGATCCCGAAGGAGTTCGGCGGCCACGGCGGACACTGGTCGACCGGTCTGCGCGCCGTCCGCATCCTGGCGCGATACGACGCGTCGATCGCGCAGATCCTCAGCTACCACTACGGCAATCAGGCCGGCATCGTGTTCTTCGGCGCCGCGGACCGCTGGGAGCACTGGTTCACCGCGTCGGCAGCCGACAGCTGGCTGTGGGGGGACGCGGTCAACCCCACCGACCCCGACCTGGTACTCACACCCGACGGTGACGGGTACCGGCTCAACGGACGCAAGCGATTCGCGACGGGCGCGTCCAGTGGCAACGTCACGCTGACCATGGCGGCGCTCGACGGACGCGTACTGGCGCTGGTGATCGAACACGACCGCGACGGTGTCGAATTCGCCGGTGACTGGGACGCTCTCGGGCAACGCCTGTCGGCCAGCGGCAGCGTCGACTTCCACGACGTCGCCGTCGCCCCGGACGACGTGCTCGGGGAGGTCGCCGACGAGCCGTACTCGACGCTCGTCACCCCGGGTGTCCAGCTGGGGTTCGGCAACCTGTATCTCGGCATCGCCGAGGGGGCGCTGGCCCGGGCCAGGCAACTCACCCTGGACCGGCGCGGTGCGTGGCTGCTCAGCAACGTCGACCACTACTCACGAGATCCGTTCGTCCAGCGTGTGTTCGGCGAACTGCTGTCGCGCGTCGCCGCGGTCGAGGCGCTGGCCGACCGGTGGAACACCCGCTTCGACGCGGCCATCGCCCGTGGCGCCGACGTCACCGCCGCCGACCGTACCGAGGTGGAGATCGGCATCGCACAGCTGAAGGTGGTGGCCACCGAGACCGCGCTCGAGGTGGCCAATCGGGTCTACGAGGTCACCGGATCGAGTTCGGCGCGCAGCGAAGTCGGTCTGGACCTGTTCTGGCGCAACGTCAGAACGCATTCACTGCACGACCCCGTCGACTACAAGAAACTCGAGGTCGGGGCGCACTACCTGACCGGCGACGTGCAGCCGATCACGCTGTACACCTAG
- a CDS encoding winged helix-turn-helix transcriptional regulator, with translation MTEPADGDIDWTDPTCPVARTLDVVGDRWSLLIVRDAMAGARTFGDFQNATGIARNILTDRLRRLVQRGIIDRKPAPSGRRHVYTLTPAGRDLFTVVVALRQWGERHTFTPAEERSVLVDERGVPIPELRPTSATGRPVDADTTHVQI, from the coding sequence ATGACCGAGCCGGCTGACGGCGACATCGACTGGACAGACCCGACCTGTCCTGTCGCACGCACGCTCGACGTGGTCGGCGACCGCTGGAGCTTGCTGATCGTCCGCGACGCGATGGCCGGGGCACGGACGTTCGGCGACTTCCAGAACGCCACCGGAATCGCGCGCAACATCCTCACCGACCGACTCCGGCGACTGGTGCAACGCGGCATCATCGACCGGAAACCCGCCCCGTCAGGGCGGCGGCACGTCTACACGCTCACTCCGGCCGGGCGGGACTTGTTCACCGTCGTCGTGGCCTTGCGCCAGTGGGGTGAGCGGCACACCTTCACACCGGCCGAGGAGCGTTCCGTGCTCGTCGACGAACGCGGTGTCCCGATCCCCGAACTGCGACCCACCAGCGCGACCGGCCGGCCCGTGGACGCCGATACGACACACGTGCAGATCTAG
- a CDS encoding MFS transporter — protein sequence MFTSFGRRLLFAAICAVSVATIYAAQPILTQIGADLGVSGSGLGWIVTAGQLGYLVGLVVLVPLGDMVDRRRLIVGHLLLTAAGVATVATASHAWVLLAGVAVAGLFAVVVQTTVAYAAAVSAPQERGRTLGVVTSGVVLGILGARVVAGALAAAWGWRSVYVVLAGLLIVLASLVVTLLPADGRSDRPRYRQLLEVSREFLGEKLFLSRGLIAFFLFASFGALWTGLALPLEASPWHLSTAQIGLFGIAGLAGALGAGRAGRWADEGRASAVTGAALALLAVSWLATAQAPRSLWLLVIGVIVLDFAVQAVHVSNQHLLTAAHPDRTSSVIGSYMVFYSVGSALGAVTTTTVYAVAGWTGSCVAGAVFAISALLVWAAGRRVAQPVTVAC from the coding sequence GTGTTCACGTCTTTCGGTCGTCGCCTGCTGTTCGCCGCGATCTGCGCGGTCTCCGTCGCGACCATCTATGCAGCCCAGCCCATCCTCACGCAGATCGGCGCCGACCTGGGCGTCTCCGGTAGCGGCCTGGGGTGGATCGTGACGGCGGGACAGCTCGGCTATCTGGTAGGGCTGGTCGTTCTGGTTCCGTTGGGGGACATGGTCGACCGGCGCAGGCTCATCGTCGGGCACCTGCTGCTCACCGCCGCCGGCGTCGCGACCGTGGCCACCGCCAGTCACGCCTGGGTGCTGCTGGCCGGGGTGGCCGTCGCCGGCCTGTTCGCGGTCGTCGTGCAGACGACCGTCGCTTACGCCGCGGCGGTGTCGGCGCCGCAGGAACGCGGACGCACCCTGGGTGTGGTGACCTCCGGCGTGGTGCTGGGCATACTCGGTGCGCGGGTCGTCGCCGGGGCTCTGGCCGCGGCGTGGGGCTGGCGCAGCGTTTACGTCGTGTTGGCCGGCCTTCTCATCGTGCTGGCGTCCCTCGTCGTGACGCTGCTGCCTGCCGACGGGCGCTCCGACCGCCCCCGGTATCGACAGCTGCTCGAGGTGTCGCGGGAGTTTCTGGGCGAGAAGCTCTTCCTTTCGCGCGGGTTGATCGCCTTCTTCCTGTTCGCATCCTTCGGCGCACTCTGGACGGGGCTGGCGCTGCCGCTCGAGGCATCGCCGTGGCACCTCAGCACCGCTCAGATCGGCCTTTTCGGGATCGCCGGGTTGGCGGGTGCGTTGGGCGCGGGCCGGGCCGGACGCTGGGCGGACGAGGGGCGCGCGAGCGCGGTCACGGGGGCGGCGCTGGCGCTGCTGGCGGTCTCGTGGCTGGCAACCGCACAGGCGCCGAGGTCGCTGTGGCTGCTCGTCATCGGCGTGATCGTCCTCGACTTCGCCGTGCAGGCTGTGCACGTCAGCAACCAGCATCTGCTCACCGCGGCTCACCCGGACCGAACCAGCAGCGTCATCGGCAGCTACATGGTCTTCTACTCCGTCGGTTCGGCCCTCGGCGCAGTCACCACGACCACTGTGTACGCCGTCGCCGGGTGGACCGGATCCTGCGTTGCCGGTGCGGTGTTCGCGATCAGTGCGCTGCTGGTGTGGGCGGCCGGCCGGCGCGTGGCGCAGCCGGTCACCGTTGCCTGCTAG
- a CDS encoding SfnB family sulfur acquisition oxidoreductase — MTAIASADDALDVAAKLSAEFDAQAPDRDADRLLPHEQIKALKESGLLAISVPVTHGGIDAPATVLAEVFRLIAHADPSLSQIPHSHFVFLEALRAQGTSDQRAYFYRQVLDGALLANAQSERGPHPIDVDTTTLTRRPSGDYVLTGRKFYSTGALFADWVVVRASLDDGSVPTASTPKAVAFVPRDAAGVEIVDDWEGMGQRTTASGTVTLTDVAVPAEHVVPFSPIFAGPTTYGARAQLLHSAIDVGIATGALAAGVRQAERARPHFEANVATAVDDPTLIQAAGELAVTVRGAQALLVEAARAVDAATAHLTEESAAAASVAVAIAKVAAVRASLEASTGLFELGGTRSASVSGNLSRYWRDARTHTLHDPVRWKLQHIGRYTLSGTRPPRHGQI, encoded by the coding sequence ATGACCGCGATCGCGTCCGCCGACGACGCGCTGGACGTCGCGGCGAAACTCTCCGCCGAGTTCGACGCCCAAGCGCCGGACCGCGACGCCGACCGTCTGCTACCCCACGAACAGATCAAGGCGCTCAAAGAGTCGGGGCTGCTCGCGATTTCCGTGCCTGTCACCCACGGCGGCATCGACGCGCCCGCGACGGTGCTGGCCGAGGTGTTCCGGCTGATCGCCCACGCCGACCCGTCGCTCTCGCAGATCCCGCACTCGCACTTCGTGTTCCTGGAGGCGCTGCGAGCGCAGGGCACCAGCGATCAGCGGGCGTACTTCTACCGGCAGGTGCTCGACGGGGCGTTGCTGGCCAACGCGCAGTCCGAGCGGGGTCCGCATCCGATCGACGTGGACACCACGACACTGACGCGACGGCCCTCGGGCGATTACGTGCTGACCGGACGCAAGTTCTATTCGACCGGTGCGCTGTTCGCCGACTGGGTGGTGGTGCGGGCGTCGCTGGACGACGGCAGCGTGCCGACGGCGTCGACGCCGAAGGCGGTGGCGTTCGTGCCCCGTGACGCGGCCGGTGTGGAGATCGTCGACGACTGGGAGGGCATGGGCCAGCGGACGACGGCGTCGGGCACGGTGACGCTGACCGATGTCGCGGTGCCGGCCGAGCACGTCGTCCCGTTCTCGCCGATCTTCGCCGGGCCGACGACCTACGGCGCGCGAGCGCAGTTGTTGCACAGCGCCATCGACGTCGGGATCGCGACGGGTGCGCTCGCCGCGGGGGTGCGCCAGGCCGAGCGGGCGCGCCCGCATTTCGAAGCCAACGTCGCGACCGCGGTCGACGATCCCACGCTGATCCAGGCCGCCGGTGAGTTGGCGGTGACGGTGCGCGGCGCGCAGGCGCTGCTGGTCGAGGCGGCCAGGGCGGTCGACGCCGCCACCGCTCACCTGACCGAGGAGTCGGCGGCCGCCGCGTCGGTCGCGGTCGCGATCGCGAAGGTCGCCGCGGTGCGGGCGTCGCTGGAGGCGTCGACCGGGCTGTTCGAATTGGGCGGCACCCGAAGCGCTTCGGTGTCGGGCAACCTGTCGCGCTACTGGCGTGACGCGCGGACGCACACCCTGCACGATCCGGTGCGGTGGAAGCTGCAGCACATCGGCCGCTACACGCTGTCGGGCACCCGCCCGCCCCGCCACGGCCAGATCTAG
- a CDS encoding LLM class flavin-dependent oxidoreductase, whose product MTIQLHWFLPTYGDSRLIVGGGHGMPAGAAHGDRDASIDYLGSIVRAAESFGFTGALIPTGAWCEDAFITAALLARETTSLAFLVAFRPGLVSPTLSAQMAATFARHAPGRILLNVVVGGEAHEQRAFGDHLDKDGRYRRCDEFLEVVRRLWAGETVTLNGEHINVEDAAIPTLPNPVPPLYFGGSSAAAGPVAAKHADVYLTWGEPPAAVRQKIEWIRGLAEEQDRQVRFGIRLHTISRDTADEAWTQADRLVAALDEETVRKAQEGLHRSQSEGQKRMLALHEENRRNGSWHDARSLEVAPNLWAGVGLVRGGAGTALVGSHAEVADRIAEYAEIGIDEFIFSGYPHLEELYWFGEGVVPILRERGLFKGQASSAAPAHIPFIGATR is encoded by the coding sequence GTGACGATCCAACTGCACTGGTTCCTGCCCACCTACGGCGACAGCCGCCTGATCGTGGGCGGCGGCCACGGTATGCCGGCCGGCGCGGCGCACGGCGACCGCGACGCCTCCATCGACTACCTCGGTTCGATCGTGCGGGCCGCCGAATCGTTCGGTTTCACCGGCGCGCTGATCCCGACGGGCGCCTGGTGCGAGGACGCGTTCATCACCGCGGCCCTGCTGGCCCGCGAGACGACGTCGCTGGCGTTCCTCGTCGCGTTCCGGCCCGGTCTGGTCAGCCCCACGCTGTCGGCGCAGATGGCCGCGACGTTCGCCCGCCACGCCCCGGGCCGCATCCTGCTCAACGTCGTGGTCGGCGGCGAGGCGCACGAGCAGCGCGCGTTCGGCGACCACCTCGACAAGGACGGCCGCTACCGGCGCTGCGACGAGTTCCTCGAGGTCGTGCGCCGGCTGTGGGCCGGTGAGACGGTGACGCTGAACGGCGAACACATCAACGTCGAGGACGCCGCGATCCCGACGCTGCCGAATCCGGTGCCGCCCCTGTATTTCGGCGGCAGCTCGGCCGCTGCCGGTCCGGTGGCCGCCAAGCACGCCGACGTGTATCTGACGTGGGGTGAGCCGCCGGCCGCGGTGCGCCAGAAGATCGAGTGGATCCGCGGACTCGCCGAGGAGCAGGACCGCCAGGTGCGGTTCGGCATCCGCCTGCACACCATCTCCCGAGACACCGCCGACGAGGCGTGGACGCAGGCCGACCGGCTGGTGGCCGCCCTCGACGAGGAGACCGTCCGCAAAGCGCAGGAAGGGTTGCACCGCAGCCAGTCCGAGGGCCAGAAGCGGATGCTCGCCCTGCACGAGGAGAACCGGCGCAACGGCAGCTGGCACGACGCCCGCAGCCTCGAGGTCGCCCCCAACCTGTGGGCCGGCGTGGGTCTGGTGCGCGGCGGCGCGGGTACCGCACTGGTGGGCAGCCACGCCGAGGTGGCCGATCGGATCGCGGAGTACGCCGAGATCGGCATCGACGAGTTCATCTTCTCCGGCTATCCGCATCTCGAGGAGCTGTACTGGTTCGGCGAGGGTGTGGTGCCGATCCTGCGCGAGCGTGGGCTGTTCAAGGGTCAGGCGTCGTCGGCGGCGCCGGCGCACATCCCCTTCATCGGCGCCACCCGATGA
- a CDS encoding LLM class flavin-dependent oxidoreductase, whose product MTRVIRFNAFDMNCVAHQSPGLWKHPEDQSWRYKDLHYWTELAKLLERGRFDGLFIADVLGTYDVYGASDEAAIRQAAQVPVNDPLLLVSAMAYVTHDLGFGITTGTGFEHPYPFARRLSTLDHLTNGRIGWNVVTGYLPAAARNMGQTDQPAHDARYDHADEYLEVLYKLWEGSWEDDAVVRDRERGVFTDPEKVHHIGHQGTHFSVPGIHLSEPSPQRTPVIYQAGSSPRGVRFAAENAEAVFTAAPTKALLRETVTTIRRELEIAGRDPYAVKIFNLSTVITADTDEEAHAKHAEYLSYGDAEGALTFMSGWMGVDLARFGLDEPVGNVDSNAILSAVAAFQSADPDGREWAVRDIAEWGKIGGMGPRIVGSGVSVADTIQEWVDETDVDGFNLAYAVTPGSFADFIDHVVPVLTARGAYQSAYAPGTLRHKLLGRGDRLPDEHRGARYRVGGPGSTIIDRPSTVPSRGL is encoded by the coding sequence GTGACTCGTGTGATCCGCTTCAACGCCTTCGACATGAACTGCGTCGCCCATCAGTCTCCCGGGCTGTGGAAGCACCCCGAGGACCAGTCCTGGCGGTACAAGGACCTGCACTACTGGACCGAGTTGGCCAAGCTGCTCGAACGCGGCCGCTTCGACGGGTTGTTCATCGCCGACGTGCTCGGCACCTACGACGTCTACGGCGCCAGTGACGAGGCCGCGATCCGCCAGGCCGCCCAGGTCCCGGTCAACGATCCGCTGCTGCTCGTCTCCGCGATGGCCTACGTCACCCACGACCTCGGCTTCGGGATCACCACCGGCACCGGATTCGAACACCCCTATCCGTTCGCCCGCCGACTGTCGACGCTCGACCACCTGACGAACGGCCGCATCGGCTGGAACGTCGTGACCGGGTATCTGCCCGCCGCCGCGCGCAACATGGGCCAGACCGACCAGCCAGCCCACGATGCCCGCTACGACCACGCCGACGAATACCTCGAAGTGCTCTACAAGCTGTGGGAGGGCTCCTGGGAGGACGACGCCGTCGTCCGCGACCGGGAGCGCGGCGTGTTCACCGATCCGGAGAAGGTGCACCACATCGGCCACCAGGGCACCCACTTCAGCGTGCCGGGCATCCACCTGTCCGAACCTTCGCCGCAGCGCACGCCGGTCATCTACCAGGCCGGGTCCAGCCCGCGCGGGGTGCGGTTCGCCGCCGAGAACGCCGAGGCCGTCTTCACCGCCGCCCCCACCAAAGCGCTTCTGCGCGAGACGGTCACGACGATCCGCCGCGAACTCGAGATCGCCGGGCGCGACCCGTACGCGGTGAAGATCTTCAACCTGTCGACGGTGATCACCGCCGACACCGACGAGGAGGCGCACGCCAAACACGCCGAGTACCTGTCCTACGGCGACGCGGAGGGTGCGCTGACGTTCATGTCCGGCTGGATGGGCGTCGACCTGGCCCGCTTCGGGCTCGACGAACCGGTCGGCAACGTGGACTCCAACGCGATCCTGTCGGCGGTCGCGGCGTTCCAGTCCGCCGACCCCGACGGCCGCGAGTGGGCGGTCCGCGACATCGCCGAGTGGGGCAAGATCGGCGGCATGGGCCCGCGCATCGTCGGCTCGGGGGTGTCGGTCGCCGACACGATCCAGGAGTGGGTCGACGAGACCGACGTCGACGGGTTCAACCTCGCCTACGCGGTCACCCCCGGCTCGTTCGCCGACTTCATCGACCACGTGGTGCCGGTGCTGACCGCCCGCGGCGCCTACCAGTCCGCGTACGCGCCGGGCACGTTGCGCCACAAGCTGCTCGGCCGCGGTGACCGGCTGCCCGACGAGCACCGCGGCGCCCGCTACCGTGTCGGCGGGCCGGGTTCCACCATCATCGACCGGCCGTCGACCGTGCCGTCGAGAGGGCTCTGA
- a CDS encoding flippase-like domain-containing protein, translated as MRVDGREIAVSGSLLLPLTRRTNDILRLALATVLLAVVVTSSFITRYEWSALEQSISEIVGVLTPTQSNLVYLAYGVSILALPFVILVGLILVRQWRLLGAFAAAGLVAILALSITGSGIAAPRWHFDLSERLDTLLSQILDDPRWIAMLAAVLTVSGPWVPARWRRWWWALLLAFVPIHLVVSAVVPARSLLGLSVGFFVGALVVWVVGTPALEVPLADAVRALGRRGFDVTALTVVRPAGRGPLLMTADTTGPGCATVHMYGPNQRSGGALRQVWRKLRLRSSETAPLQASLRRAVEHRALMTIAVGEVGLANTSAVVVATLARGWALYAHDEVRGEPLDGDTPPHLVWVALRRLHDATISHGDLRPAEITVDGNAVLFGGFGHAEYGATDAQLQTDVAQLLLTTAELHGAERAVAAAIEAFGADTVLVASRRLTKHAVSARFWNALSDARAVAAATREEVMRQTGTESISTENITRFTRNQIIQLVLIGALVYVAYPFLTAVPTFSNELRNVNMWWALLGLAVSALKYLGAAAALWACADGLVTFRHLALMQVANTFAATTTPAGVGGLALSTRFLQKGGLGAVRATTAVALQQSVQVVTHIALLILFSAVAGASADLSRFVPSGTLLVLIGGVLLGLVGVFLAVPKLRRWLLTTLRPRLMEVLNDFRDLAAEPQRLALIVLGCAATTLGAALALWASIEAFGGETSFVTVTVVTMVGGTLASAAPTPGGVGAVEAALIGGLAAFGVAAAVAVPAVLLYRVLTCWLPVFIGWQVMRWLTRREMI; from the coding sequence ATGCGCGTCGACGGGCGGGAGATCGCCGTATCGGGCAGCCTGCTGCTGCCGCTGACTCGTCGCACCAACGACATCCTGCGTCTGGCGTTGGCGACGGTCCTGCTGGCGGTGGTGGTGACCAGTTCGTTCATCACCCGCTACGAGTGGAGCGCGCTGGAGCAGTCCATCTCCGAGATCGTCGGGGTGCTCACGCCGACACAGTCGAACCTGGTGTACCTGGCCTACGGCGTCTCGATTCTGGCACTGCCGTTCGTGATCCTGGTCGGGCTGATCCTGGTGCGGCAGTGGCGGCTGCTCGGGGCGTTCGCCGCGGCCGGCCTGGTCGCGATTCTGGCGTTGTCGATCACCGGTAGTGGGATCGCCGCGCCGCGTTGGCATTTCGACCTCTCGGAGCGGCTGGACACGCTGCTGTCGCAGATCCTCGACGATCCCCGGTGGATCGCGATGCTCGCCGCGGTGCTGACGGTGTCGGGCCCGTGGGTGCCGGCCCGGTGGCGGCGCTGGTGGTGGGCGCTGCTGCTGGCGTTCGTGCCGATCCACCTGGTGGTGAGCGCCGTGGTGCCGGCGCGCTCGCTGCTGGGCCTGTCGGTCGGGTTCTTCGTCGGCGCGCTGGTCGTCTGGGTGGTCGGCACGCCGGCGCTGGAGGTGCCGCTGGCCGACGCGGTGCGGGCGCTGGGGCGGCGCGGATTCGACGTCACCGCGCTGACGGTGGTGCGGCCCGCCGGGCGGGGGCCGCTGCTGATGACCGCCGACACCACCGGCCCGGGCTGCGCGACGGTGCACATGTACGGACCCAACCAGCGCAGTGGCGGTGCGCTGCGGCAGGTCTGGCGCAAGCTGCGGTTGCGGTCGAGTGAGACCGCACCGCTGCAGGCCTCGCTGCGCCGGGCGGTGGAGCACCGGGCGTTGATGACGATCGCCGTCGGCGAGGTGGGCCTGGCGAACACGTCGGCGGTGGTCGTCGCGACGCTGGCCCGCGGCTGGGCGCTCTACGCGCACGACGAGGTGCGCGGTGAACCGCTCGACGGCGACACCCCGCCGCATCTGGTGTGGGTGGCGCTGCGACGACTGCACGATGCGACGATCTCCCACGGCGACCTGCGCCCGGCGGAGATCACCGTCGACGGCAATGCGGTGCTGTTCGGCGGATTCGGCCACGCCGAGTACGGCGCGACCGACGCGCAGCTGCAGACCGACGTCGCGCAGCTGCTGCTGACCACCGCCGAACTCCACGGCGCCGAACGGGCCGTCGCGGCGGCGATCGAGGCGTTCGGCGCGGACACGGTGCTGGTCGCGTCCCGCCGGCTGACCAAACACGCGGTGTCCGCGCGGTTCTGGAACGCGCTGTCGGACGCGCGGGCCGTCGCCGCAGCCACCCGCGAGGAGGTGATGCGCCAGACCGGCACGGAGTCCATCAGCACCGAGAACATCACGCGGTTCACCCGCAACCAGATCATCCAGCTGGTGCTGATCGGTGCGCTGGTCTACGTCGCCTATCCGTTCCTGACCGCGGTGCCGACGTTCTCCAACGAGCTGCGCAACGTCAACATGTGGTGGGCGCTGCTCGGGCTGGCGGTGTCGGCGCTGAAGTACCTCGGCGCCGCCGCGGCGCTGTGGGCATGCGCCGACGGGCTGGTGACGTTCCGGCACCTGGCGCTGATGCAGGTGGCCAACACGTTCGCCGCGACCACCACCCCGGCCGGCGTGGGCGGGCTGGCGCTGAGCACCCGGTTCCTGCAGAAGGGCGGGCTCGGCGCGGTGCGGGCCACGACGGCGGTGGCGTTGCAGCAGTCGGTGCAGGTCGTCACGCACATCGCGCTGCTGATCCTGTTCAGCGCGGTGGCGGGCGCATCGGCGGACCTGTCGCGGTTCGTACCGTCGGGCACGCTGCTGGTCCTGATCGGCGGGGTGCTGCTCGGGCTGGTCGGCGTGTTCCTCGCGGTGCCGAAGCTGCGGCGCTGGCTGCTGACGACACTGCGGCCGAGGCTGATGGAGGTGCTCAACGACTTCCGCGACCTGGCCGCCGAACCGCAGCGGCTGGCGCTGATCGTGTTGGGTTGCGCGGCAACGACCTTGGGCGCCGCGCTGGCGCTGTGGGCGAGTATCGAGGCGTTCGGCGGGGAGACGTCGTTCGTCACGGTGACCGTGGTGACGATGGTGGGCGGGACGTTGGCGTCGGCGGCGCCCACCCCGGGCGGTGTCGGTGCGGTGGAGGCCGCGTTGATCGGCGGGCTCGCGGCGTTCGGGGTGGCGGCGGCGGTGGCGGTGCCCGCGGTGCTGCTCTACCGGGTGCTGACGTGCTGGCTGCCGGTGTTCATCGGCTGGCAGGTCATGCGCTGGTTGACCCGCCGGGAGATGATCTGA
- a CDS encoding sulfatase-like hydrolase/transferase, whose translation MPDVRPDIVILMTDEERAVPPYESPEVLAWRARALPGRAWFDEHGVRFTRHYTGSLACVPSRPTIFTGQYPDLHGVTQTDGIGKSADDSRMRWLRVGEVPTLGNWFRAAGYDTHYDGKWHISHADLTDPATGQPLATNDDAGVVDPDAVRRYLDADPLAPYGFSGWVGPEPHGAALSNSGIRRDPLIADRVVAWLSDRYARRRAGDADALRPFLLVASFVNPHDIVLFPQWVRRSPVDPSPLDPPHVPPAPTADEDLSSKPAAQIAFREAYYSGYGPAAVMERTYRRNAQRYRDLYYRLHAEVDGPLDRVRRAVTEGSGEAVLVRTADHGDLLGAHGGLHQKWFNLYDEATRVPFVIARIGARTTPPRTVDAPTSHVDLVPTLLAAAGVDVAAAAAGLAESFTEVHPLPGRDLMPVVDGAEPDANRAVYLMTRDNVLDGDTGASGLARMLKRTVNPPGPLRIRVPAHVASNFEGLVTRVDGRLWKLVRSFDDPATWTEPGVRHLAANGVGGEAYRSSPLDDQWELYDLTDDPTEAVNRWTDPDLDELRAHLRRELKHLRTESIPERNHPWPYAVRRPPTGPARTSLLRRALGRLGVGAAV comes from the coding sequence ATGCCTGACGTCCGGCCCGACATCGTCATCCTCATGACCGACGAGGAGCGCGCCGTCCCGCCCTACGAGTCACCCGAGGTGCTGGCGTGGCGGGCCCGCGCCCTGCCCGGCCGCGCGTGGTTCGACGAGCACGGCGTCCGCTTCACCCGCCACTACACCGGGTCGCTGGCGTGTGTGCCGAGCCGCCCGACCATCTTCACCGGGCAGTATCCCGATCTGCACGGCGTGACCCAGACCGACGGTATCGGCAAGAGCGCCGACGACTCCAGGATGCGGTGGCTGCGGGTGGGTGAGGTACCGACGCTCGGGAACTGGTTCCGCGCCGCCGGATACGACACCCACTACGACGGCAAATGGCACATCTCCCACGCCGACCTCACCGATCCGGCCACCGGACAGCCGCTGGCCACCAACGACGACGCCGGCGTGGTCGACCCCGACGCGGTGCGGCGCTACCTCGACGCCGACCCGCTGGCGCCGTACGGGTTCTCCGGCTGGGTCGGACCCGAACCGCACGGCGCGGCGTTGTCCAACAGCGGGATTCGACGTGACCCGCTGATCGCCGACCGGGTAGTGGCCTGGCTTTCGGATCGGTACGCGCGCCGCCGCGCCGGCGATGCCGACGCGTTGCGGCCGTTCCTGCTGGTGGCCAGCTTCGTCAACCCGCACGACATCGTGCTGTTCCCGCAGTGGGTGCGCCGCAGCCCGGTCGATCCCTCACCGCTGGACCCGCCGCACGTGCCCCCGGCGCCCACCGCCGACGAGGACCTGTCGTCCAAACCGGCCGCGCAGATCGCGTTCCGCGAGGCGTACTACTCCGGTTACGGACCCGCCGCGGTGATGGAGCGCACCTACCGCCGCAACGCCCAGCGGTACCGGGACCTGTACTACCGCCTGCACGCGGAGGTCGACGGCCCGCTCGACCGGGTGCGCCGCGCGGTGACCGAAGGATCCGGCGAGGCGGTGCTGGTGCGCACGGCCGACCACGGCGACCTGCTCGGCGCGCACGGCGGCCTGCACCAGAAGTGGTTCAACCTCTACGACGAGGCCACCCGCGTCCCGTTCGTCATCGCCCGCATCGGTGCGCGGACCACGCCACCGCGCACCGTGGACGCCCCGACCTCGCACGTCGACCTGGTGCCCACACTGCTCGCCGCGGCGGGCGTCGACGTCGCGGCGGCGGCGGCCGGCCTCGCCGAGTCGTTCACCGAGGTGCATCCGCTGCCCGGCCGTGACCTGATGCCCGTCGTCGACGGCGCCGAACCCGACGCGAACCGCGCGGTGTACCTGATGACCCGCGACAACGTGCTCGACGGCGACACCGGCGCCTCGGGTCTCGCGCGCATGCTCAAGCGCACCGTGAATCCGCCGGGGCCGCTGCGGATCCGGGTGCCCGCCCACGTCGCGTCGAACTTCGAGGGTCTGGTGACGCGGGTGGACGGGCGTCTGTGGAAGCTGGTGCGCAGCTTCGACGATCCGGCCACGTGGACCGAACCCGGGGTGCGCCACCTCGCCGCCAACGGGGTCGGCGGTGAGGCGTACCGGTCCAGCCCGCTCGACGACCAGTGGGAGCTCTACGATCTCACCGACGACCCGACCGAAGCCGTCAACCGGTGGACCGACCCCGATCTCGACGAGCTGCGCGCGCATCTGCGCCGCGAACTCAAACACCTGAGGACCGAATCGATTCCGGAGCGCAATCACCCGTGGCCGTACGCCGTCCGCCGCCCACCGACCGGACCGGCGCGGACCAGTCTCCTCCGCCGGGCGCTGGGACGCCTGGGGGTCGGCGCCGCGGTTTGA